The sequence AATGTGGTGCGTGTCGTCCAGGCGCTGATTGCTGCGAACAAAGCGAATATCGAATTATCGTTCCAGCAAGCAACGGCAATCGATCTGGCCGGCCGTGATGTGCTCGACGCGGTGCAGACTTCGGTGCGGCCCAAAGTGATTGACTGCCCCGATCCCACGAAAGGCGCGCCTACGGTCGCAGCTGTGGCGATGGACGGTATCCAACTGAAAGCGAAAGCGCGCGTTACGGTGCGCACGAACATCCGGCGCCTCGTCGGCGGTGCCACGGAGGAAACGATTGTTGCCCGTGTTGGTGAAGGTATTGTGACGACCATTGGTTCTTCGCAAAGCCACAAAAAAGTGCTGGAAAATCCCGACTCCATTTCCAAGACGGTGCTGCAGCGCGGTTTGGATGCGGGCACAGCCTTTGAAATATTGTCCATCGACATTGCGGATGTGGATGTAGGCGAGAATATCGGTGCTGAACTGCAGATTCGTCAGGCAGAAGCAGACAAGCAGATTGCTCAGGCGCGCGCCGAAGAGCGGCGTGCCATGGCGCGTGCACGGGAAGCGGAGATGCTGGCGCAAGTGCAGGAAATGCGCGCGCAAGTGGTGAAAGCAGAAGCGGAAGTGCCGCTGGCTATGGCGGAAGCCTTCCGTCAGGGTAATCTTGGCATCATGGATTATTACAAGATGAAAAATATTACGGCTGACACGCATATGCGTGAATCCATTGCCAAACCCGGTAGGGATGGTGAAGAGTCGCCCACGACCCTGTAATAAAACCCTAAGGAGACACCGGCATGGATGATATCATTGCCATAGTGATCTTTATCGGTATGGTGGCGATCAGCGTTATTAGTAAAAAGATCAGCGAAAAAAAGAAACTTGAGGAAGAGAACCAGGCTGAGACTGTCGAGTCCTTCGACGAGCTTGAAGATACAGTGCGCCGTGTGTTGCTCGGAGATCCCGACATCAAAACGGCAACGCCGAAGAGACCGCCGACTGCAACGCCGCCCCCTGTAGAGACGGTGCGCACGGCCGAGCCGGAGCGGCCGGCTTCAGTTCCGGCGCGACAGATTCCAAGGCCTGTATTAGCGCCTCAAGAAGATCCGCGAATGGGTCGGCCTTCGGTTGGGACTCCGCCGCCTCCGCCGCCTATTGCGTATCCGCTGCCCCAATCACGCCCGAAGCCTGTGCGCGTGCAGCGCCCACAGCCGCCGGTGCAACAGCCAAGACCGCGGCCTGCAGGAGTGCCAGCAAAGGCACAGCGTCCCGCGCCGCGTCCGGTTGTGCGTCAAGCCATTCATGGAGCGGCGGGGAAAGCAGGGAAGATGAAATCGGGTCGGTCCGTTACCGTGGCGCTGCCCTATTCTGAGCCGACCTTGCATAGCGCCCTTCACAATCGTTCCCGCTTGGCGCAAGCCATTGTATTGAAAGAAATCTTGGGAGCCCCCAAGGCCTTTGATTATTGATAGCAGTAGTACTGTAGGGAGGGGCAGCGCCTGTCTTCATCGGGCAGGCGCTGCCTCGGAGTAATCATTATGGTATAAGGAGCTTTACCATGTTTTGCCGGAAGCGTTCTGTTGTGGTGCTGTGGTTTGTTGTGGTCTTGGCAGTGTCGATGATGGGCGTTGCTCAGGCACAGGAAAAAGTGAGCTTGGAAAAGCTGCTGGACGAAATGACGTCTATGGAACGGCTTGCTTCATGGAGCGGACCGGCGTATACAACGGGACAGTTTTCCAGTTATGACCGACGCTCCATCGATCCTGAAATTCTGACAGAGGAGCATTGGTTCGCTAACGGAGATCGCGGCAATGTTTTGCGCAAAGAGACGGTGGGTGATACAACAGAATATGTGTTGATGGATGCAGAGGGTCCGGGCGCGATCGTGCGCTTTTGGTCTGCCAATCCTTATGATGCGGGCACCATCAAGATTTATCTGGATCATGAGGAAGAGCCCGCCATTGAAATGACCTTAACAGATTTTTTGGGTGGAGAAGCGGCGCCTTTCATCGCGCCCTTGGGCGGCGAACGGGGCAAAGGGTGGAACAACTATTTCCCGCTCCCCTACGCAAAACATTGCAAAGTATCCGCCACCGAACGAGACTTCTATTACATTATTAACTACCGCAGCTATGACGCAGATGTTGCCGTCACCACCTTTTCATTGGAAGAGACGGCGTCGCTGCGCGATAAGATTGAAGAGACCGCCAAGGCGCTTGAAAAGCCTGAATCGATCAAGACTTCGGCTGATACGGAAGGCTTCGACTATGAAGTGGTCTTGTCGCCCGGCGCTTCTGAACGGCTGAGCCTTTACGGACCTGCTGCGATTGCGGCCATACAGTGCAAGTTTGATGCCGAAGAGATGGAAAGGGGGCTGCGCGGCACACGGCTGACCGTCCAATTCGATGAGGAAGGCGTTTGTGTGGATGCGCCCTTGGGCGATTTCTTTGGTGCTGCGCCGGGGCTGAATCCCTATGAATCGCTTCCCTGCGGCGTGCTGCCTGACGGTACCATGTACGCCCATTGGCTCATGCCCTTTCAACAGGGAGCGGTGTTTACCATTGAAAATTGTTCGGATATGGAGG is a genomic window of Candidatus Hydrogenedentota bacterium containing:
- the floA gene encoding flotillin-like protein FloA (flotillin-like protein involved in membrane lipid rafts), encoding MGAIAGFITLALVIVVLIVSVVVISFFRLWLRAWLSQASVGWMQLVGMSLRKVNPPIIVDSRIMAVKAGLNISTNELETHYLAGGNVVRVVQALIAANKANIELSFQQATAIDLAGRDVLDAVQTSVRPKVIDCPDPTKGAPTVAAVAMDGIQLKAKARVTVRTNIRRLVGGATEETIVARVGEGIVTTIGSSQSHKKVLENPDSISKTVLQRGLDAGTAFEILSIDIADVDVGENIGAELQIRQAEADKQIAQARAEERRAMARAREAEMLAQVQEMRAQVVKAEAEVPLAMAEAFRQGNLGIMDYYKMKNITADTHMRESIAKPGRDGEESPTTL
- a CDS encoding DUF2961 domain-containing protein, which encodes MFCRKRSVVVLWFVVVLAVSMMGVAQAQEKVSLEKLLDEMTSMERLASWSGPAYTTGQFSSYDRRSIDPEILTEEHWFANGDRGNVLRKETVGDTTEYVLMDAEGPGAIVRFWSANPYDAGTIKIYLDHEEEPAIEMTLTDFLGGEAAPFIAPLGGERGKGWNNYFPLPYAKHCKVSATERDFYYIINYRSYDADVAVTTFSLEETASLRDKIEETAKALEKPESIKTSADTEGFDYEVVLSPGASERLSLYGPAAIAAIQCKFDAEEMERGLRGTRLTVQFDEEGVCVDAPLGDFFGAAPGLNPYESLPCGVLPDGTMYAHWLMPFQQGAVFTIENCSDMEVKLEGTIAVEARPWTDDSLYFHGKWKCEQNIPTRPRQDWNYFSATGTGRFCGVMLHIANPVPQWWGEGDEKIYVDGESFPGFFGTGTEDYFGYAWSDTARFTHAYHNQPRSDGPGNAGHSCVSRFHVMDDIPFKKDIKFDMELWHWADTEVTQAVMVYWYSRPGGSDNFPAIDRALLGVPEIPEPEGVAGALEGEKMQVLAQGVGTVSTQGGWPWSRGLQVWWCHAEVGDTLDLEFPVDEPGEYEVVAVFTKAPDYGIHELSLNGRSVGAPIDFYDTEVTITEEQSLGRFSLKRRGNRLHVTLVGANAEALPGHMFGLDYLRLIP